Proteins found in one Quercus robur chromosome 2, dhQueRobu3.1, whole genome shotgun sequence genomic segment:
- the LOC126713264 gene encoding beta-amylase 1, chloroplastic-like, giving the protein MAIASPSTPSFSASFCCTRTESTRSPTRSPFSISFTRRLQPHPPLARRLAISARLNSSKPSGAGGSFSPDNGGGSEHIQYELYHKFSSPQRRRLGAPVFVTLPVDSVSTGGQVRRLKVMAQSFKALSAAGVEGVVVEVWWGLVERDEPRVYNWQGYLDLVALAKRCGLKVRAVMAFHQCATGPDDPHWIPLPLWVLQAIDKDPDLAYSDRFGRRNMEYISLGCDILPVLRGRSPIQAYTDFMRNFRDTFRPFLGVVITGIQVGMGPAGELRYPSCPTQKLTWAWRSRELGEFQCYDKYMLASLNACAREIGMREWGDGGPIGAGNLMQNPEHTEFFRSNDGSWTRPYGQFFLEWYSGMLLLHGDRICREAETVFRGTEVNTSAKVAGIHWHYGTESHPSELTAGYYNTSTRDGYLPIARMFGRYGFAMCCTCFEMQDELERQMNPAGSPEGFLRQLLLAARVCDISLEGENFATSLDDDSFQQVLKMSKFYSNGLEKPSFSFNFMRMDKNMFEYQNWVRFSRFVRQMSDANIFRANLSSGGDINLSSMLDATKVGLAFAYS; this is encoded by the exons ATGGCGATCGCATCTCCTTCAACGCCAAGCTTCTCAGCTTCCTTCTGCTGCACTCGGACCGAGTCAACTCGCTCCCCCACTCGTTCCCCTTTTTCCATTTCCTTCACTCGCCGACTCCAACCTCACCCTCCCCTAGCTCGTCGACTCGCCATCTCTGCGCGTCTCAACTCCTCCAAACCCTCCGGCGCCGGCGGCTCCTTCTCTCCGGACAACGGAGGCGGAAGCGAACACATCCAGTATGAGCTCTACCACAAATTCTCCTCGCCACAACGCCGGAGGCTAGGAGCGCCGGTGTTCGTCACTCTCCCAGTCGACTCCGTTAGTACCGGCGGCCAAGTCCGGCGTCTCAAGGTCATGGCGCAGTCGTTCAAAGCTCTATCAGCCGCCGGTGTCGAAGGCGTCGTCGTCGAGGTCTGGTGGGGACTAGTGGAGAGAGATGAACCTAGGGTTTACAATTGGCAAGGGTATTTGGATCTCGTTGCCTTAGCGAAACGGTGCGGTTTGAAGGTCCGTGCTGTCATGGCCTTTCATCAGTGTGCCACTGGGCCTGACGATCCTCACTG GATTCCTCTTCCTCTATGGGTGCTTCAAGCGATTGACAAAGATCCAGATTTAGCGTATTCTGACAGATTTGGAAGAAGGAACATGGAATATATTTCACTTGGATGTGATATTCTTCCTGTTTTGCGGGGGCGATCGCCAATCCAAGCATATACAGATTTTATGAGGAACTTCAGAGACACATTTAGGCCATTTCTTGGGGTTGTCATAACA GGAATTCAAGTTGGGATGGGTCCTGCTGGTGAACTAAGATACCCTTCATGCCCTACACAGAAGCTAACATGGGCTTGGCGCTCACGTGAACTTGGAGAGTTTCAGTGCTATGATAAG TATATGCTTGCATCTTTGAATGCTTGTGCTCGAGAGATAGGGATGCGTGAATGGGGAGATGGGGGTCCCATAGGTGCAGGTAACTTAATGCAAAATCCTGAACACACTGAGTTTTTCAGAAGCAATGATGGGTCTTGGACCAGACCATATGGTCAATTTTTTCTTGAATGGTACTCGGGAATGCTGCTGCTACATGGAGACAGGATATGTAGGGAAGCTGAAACTGTTTTCAGGGGTACTGAAGTTAATACATCAGCAAAAGTGGCTGGTATCCATTGGCATTATGGTACAGAATCCCATCCATCAGAGTTAACAGCTGGCTATTACAATACTTCAACTAGAGATGGATATCTACCAATTGCTCGCATGTTTGGTAGGTATGGGTTTGCCATGTGCTGCACATGTTTTGAAATGCAAGATGAGTTAGAAAGACAGATGAACCCGGCCGGTAGCCCAGAAGGTTTTCTAAGACAGCTTCTATTGGCTGCTAGGGTTTGTGATATATCCCTAGAAGGTGAAAACTTTGCAACCAGTTTGGATGATGATTCGTTTCAACAGGTGCTAAAGATGTCGAAGTTTTATTCAAATGGTCTAGAGAAGCCCTCCTTCTCATTTAACTTTATGAGGATGGACAAAAACATGTTTGAATATCAGAACTGGGTTCGTTTTTCTCGTTTTGTGAGGCAAATGTCTGATGCCAATATTTTTCGTGCCAACCTAAGTTCAGGAGGTGATATAAACCTGTCTTCTATGTTGGATGCTACGAAAGTTGGTTTGGCTTTTGCATATTCTTGA
- the LOC126713266 gene encoding protein KINESIN LIGHT CHAIN-RELATED 1 has translation MPGLVSVKTPPETPPLRISVPGTPTQAQAQTPTQQRFEPVNSVSNSKPASPLPRRPPSPSPSRSKFSPRKPPPDNPNSEAALDNPDLGPFLLKLARDTIASGEGPNKALDYALRASKSFERCSGGADGEPSLDLAMSLHVLAAIYSSLGRFEEAIPVLERAIRVPDPPRGADHALAAFSGHMQLGDTFSMLGQVDRSIACYEEGLKIQIEALGDTDPRVGETCRYLAEAHVQAMQFDRAEELCKKTLEIHRAHSEPASLEEASDRRLMALICEAKGDYESALEHLVLASMAMIANAQDTEVAAIDVSIGNIYMSLCRYDEALFSYQKALTVFKSSKGDNHPSVASVFVRLADLYHRTGKLRDSKSYCENALRIYAKPVPGTTVEEIAGGLTEISAIYESVDEPEEALKLLQKAIKMLEDKPGQQSTIAGIEARMGVMFYVVGRYDEARISFESAITKLRASGERKSAFFGVVLNQMGLACVQLFKIDEAAELFEEARGILEQECGPCHQDTLGLYSNLAATYDAMGRVDDAIEILEYVLKLREEKLGIANPDFEDEKRRLAELLKEAGRTRDRKAKSLENLIDPSSKKKKEVTKRWPGLGFRI, from the exons atgccaggCCTTGTCTCCGTTAAAACTCCACCCGAAACTCCACCGCTCCGAATCTCCGTCCCCGGAACTCCGACCCAAGCCCAGGCCCAAACTCCGACCCAACAAAGATTCGAACCCGTAAACTCTGTTTCGAACTCCAAACCCGCCTCTCCGCTTCCGAGACGACCGCCTTCGCCGTCTCCGTCGCGATCCAAATTCTCGCCGAGAAAACCGCCGCCCGATAACCCGAACTCCGAAGCGGCTCTAGACAACCCGGATCTCGGCCCGTTCCTCCTCAAGCTCGCGCGCGACACTATCGCATCCGGCGAGGGACCGAACAAGGCTCTCGACTATGCGCTCCGAGCTTCGAAGTCTTTCGAGCGGTGCTCCGGTGGAGCTGACGGCGAGCCGAGTCTGGACTTGGCGATGAGCCTTCACGTTTTGGCGGCGATCTACTCGAGTTTAGGGCGGTTCGAGGAGGCGATTCCGGTTCTAGAGCGGGCCATTCGGGTTCCGGATCCTCCTAGAGGCGCCGATCACGCGCTCGCGGCGTTTTCCGGTCACATGCAACTCGGCGACACGTTTTCGATGCTTGGACAGGTGGATCGCTCAATTGCTTGCTATGAAGAAGGGCTTAAGATCCAGATCGAAGCCTTGGGCGACACCGATCCACGCGTCGGTGAAACTTGCAG GTACTTAGCTGAGGCCCATGTTCAAGCAATGCAGTTTGATAGAGCAGAAGAGTTGTGCAAGAAAACTCTTGAAATTCATCGTGCACACAGTGAGCCAGCATCTCTTGAGGAAGCATCTGACCGTCGGCTGATGGCTCTCATATGTGAGGCAAAGGGAGATTATGAATCAGCCCTTGAGCATCTTGTCCTTGCCAGCATGGCAATGATTGCAAATGCACAAGACACTGAGGTTGCAGCTATTGATGTCAGCATCGGCAATATTTACATGTCTCTCTGTCGTTATGACGAGGCTCTCTTTTCCTACCAGAAGGCACTTACTGTCTTCAAATCCTCAAAGGGTGACAACCACCCTTCGGTTGCCTCTGTCTTTGTACGCCTTGCTGACCTCTATCACAGAACCGGAAAGCTCCGTGACTCCAAGTCCTATTGTGAAAATGCCCTGAGGATATATGCGAAGCCCGTGCCTGGCACCACAGTTGAAGAGATTGCTGGTGGGTTGACTGAAATATCAGCCATTTATGAATCTGTTGATGAGCCTGAGGAGGCACTGAAGCTTTTGCAGAAGGCAATAAAAATGTTGGAGGATAAACCAGGACAGCAAAGCACGATTGCAGGAATTGAAGCACGAATGGGAGTGATGTTTTATGTGGTTGGGAGGTATGATGAAGCAAGGATCTCTTTTGAGAGTGCCATAACAAAACTTAGAGCAAGTGGGGAGAGGAAGTCTGCCTTCTTTGGTGTTGTGTTGAACCAAATGGGATTGGCTTGTGTACAGTTGTTCAAGATAGACGAGGCAGCTGAATTGTTTGAAGAAGCAAGGGGCATTCTGGAACAGGAGTGTGGCCCATGCCATCAAGATACCCTTGGATTATATAGCAATCTTGCTGCTACCTATGATGCCATGGGGAG AGTTGATGATGCAATTGAAATCTTGGAGTATGTTCTTAAATTAAGAGAAGAAAAGCTTGGAATTGCAAATCCGGACTTTGAAGATGAGAAGAGAAGGCTAGCCGAGCTCCTGAAAGAAGCAGGCAGGACCCGAGACAGAAAAGCGAAATCACTGGAAAATCTCATTGATCCCAgctcaaagaagaagaaagaggtgACAAAGAGGTGGCCTGGATTgggttttagaatttga